The Lactuca sativa cultivar Salinas chromosome 2, Lsat_Salinas_v11, whole genome shotgun sequence genome includes a window with the following:
- the LOC111888307 gene encoding probable serine/threonine-protein kinase PBL7, with amino-acid sequence MGCLFCSDKSKKKPKFQQNKKPEDQISSAPDKSKVNSGVGLNKEALKDGGSTHIAAHTFTFRELAAAAKNFRADCLLGEGGFGRVYRGRLESTNQVVAIKQLDRNGLQGNREFLVEVLMLSLLHHPNLVNLIGYCADGDQRLLVYEYMPLGSLEDHLHDLPPDKQQLDWNTRMKIAAGAAKGLEYLHDKASPPVIYRDLKCSNILLDQDYNPKLSDFGLAKLGPVGDKTHVSTRVMGTYGYCAPEYAMTGQLTPKSDVYSFGVVLLEIITGRKAIDHAKTGCEHNLVAWARPLFKDRRKFGQMADPMLEGQYPVRGLYQALAVAAMCVQEQPTMRPVIADVVTALTYLASQRYDPRARSRSRSQSQSQSGSSTPRTQRNSDAANALR; translated from the exons ATGGGTTGTTTATTCTGCTCTGATAAATCCAAGAAGAAACCTAAATTTCAGCAGAACAAGAAGCCAGAAGATCAGATCTCATCAGCTCCAG ATAAATCTAAGGTTAATTCTGGTGTGGGGTTAAATAAAGAAGCTTTGAAAGATGGAGGATCTACACACATTGCAGCACACACATTTACATTTCGTGAATTAGCAGCTGCAGCCAAGAACTTTAGAGCAGATTGTCTTTTGGGTGAAGGTGGGTTTGGTAGAGTATATAGAGGCCGATTAGAGAGCACCAACCAG GTTGTGGCGATCAAACAACTTGATCGTAATGGCTTACAAGGAAACAGAGAGTTTCTTGTTGAAGTGTTGATGTTAAGCCTCCTTCACCACCCTAATTTAGTCAACTTAATTGGATATTGTGCTGATGGCGATCAAAGACTTTTGGTATACGAATACATGCCACTTGGATCATTAGAAGACCATCTACATg ATCTACCTCCTGATAAACAACAACTTGACTGGAACACACGGATGAAAATAGCTGCGGGGGCCGCAAAAGGGTTGGAATATCTACACGATAAAGCTAGCCCTCCGGTTATATACCGTGACCTAAAATGCTCAAACATTTTGCTTGATCAAGATTATAACCCAAAATTGTCTGATTTTGGGTTAGCAAAATTGGGACCCGTGGGTGACAAGACCCACGTGTCCACCCGTGTCATGGGAACATACGGGTATTGTGCTCCCGAATACGCCATGACAGGTCAGCTCACCCCCAAATCAGATGTCTACAGTTTTGGAGTCGTTCTTCTTGAAATTATTACAGGCAGAAAAGCAATCGATCACGCCAAAACCGGTTGTGAACATAATCTCGTTGCTTGG GCACGGCCTTTATTTAAAGACAGGAGGAAATTCGGGCAGATGGCTGACCCGATGCTTGAAGGGCAGTACCCTGTAAGAGGATTGTACCAGGCACTTGCTGTGGCTGCAATGTGTGTACAGGAACAGCCTACCATGAGGCCAGTCATTGCTGATGTGGTCACCGCTTTGACTTATCTTGCTTCACAAAGATATGACCCGCGGGCCCGCTCCCGGTCCCGGT